The Mycobacteriales bacterium genome has a segment encoding these proteins:
- a CDS encoding SpoIIE family protein phosphatase: MTLRGRAVAFALALSLLVLAAGAAIGYGVQQRHQAEQALRQRLAPAAVATRTLLADIVDQETGERGYLITGDDSFLAPYKTGLRDTAATIARLRRLLVGHPEPLDQLVVVEDAISDWHRVGADPEIAARRTGSEAAAARQVATGAGKAAFDALRESVGRLQRLVDGTQRQATDQAAEASTLLDWVLLAAGILALLFLVVAGVLFGRWVLTPLRSLREQLDRVTGGQLQGAIQPSGPMEMAVVGEAAEAMRRRIVTELDSARAAHGGLAQRGPVVSGLQAQLRPPRLVEFSGLRAATAVHAAEGVLAGDVAHLVRLADGRLALVVIDVSGHGAEAGLVAVRLKHVISAALTLGHGPAVAMRAACESFTAEPGGDAERFATCLIAEVDAVTGQVRWANAGHPAALVVGVRGGRLADRAESELVPTGPLLSSLGGAWGEQLVDIGSGQVLLAFSDGLIEARDENGALLGVAGISTAVGGLPADPATVVDSCLAAAREHAVDWNRDDVTVVAVMVGMPVPQPAQTTKARSQDAVS, encoded by the coding sequence ATGACTTTGCGGGGGCGAGCCGTCGCGTTCGCCCTTGCGCTCTCGCTGCTGGTGCTGGCCGCCGGCGCCGCGATCGGGTACGGCGTGCAGCAGCGTCACCAGGCCGAGCAGGCCCTGCGCCAGCGGCTGGCACCGGCGGCAGTGGCGACCCGCACCTTGCTGGCCGACATCGTCGACCAGGAGACCGGCGAGCGCGGCTACCTGATCACGGGTGACGACTCGTTCCTCGCGCCGTACAAGACCGGGTTGCGCGACACCGCCGCCACGATCGCGCGGCTGCGCCGGCTGCTCGTCGGGCATCCGGAGCCGCTGGACCAGCTGGTCGTCGTCGAGGATGCGATCTCGGACTGGCACCGGGTCGGGGCCGACCCGGAGATCGCGGCCAGGCGGACGGGCAGCGAGGCGGCGGCCGCGCGGCAGGTCGCGACGGGTGCGGGCAAGGCGGCGTTCGACGCGCTGCGCGAGTCCGTCGGCCGGCTCCAGCGCCTGGTCGACGGGACTCAGCGGCAGGCCACCGACCAGGCCGCCGAGGCGAGCACGCTGCTCGACTGGGTCCTGCTCGCCGCAGGGATCCTCGCGCTGCTGTTCCTGGTGGTGGCCGGGGTGTTGTTCGGCCGGTGGGTGCTCACCCCGTTGCGGTCGCTGCGCGAGCAGCTCGACCGGGTCACCGGGGGTCAGCTGCAGGGCGCGATCCAGCCGTCCGGACCGATGGAGATGGCGGTCGTCGGCGAGGCCGCCGAGGCGATGCGGCGCCGGATCGTGACCGAGCTCGACTCCGCCCGGGCGGCGCACGGCGGCCTCGCGCAGCGGGGGCCGGTCGTCAGCGGGCTGCAGGCCCAGCTGCGCCCGCCCCGGCTGGTCGAGTTCTCGGGCCTGCGGGCCGCGACCGCGGTGCACGCGGCCGAAGGCGTACTCGCCGGTGACGTCGCGCACCTGGTGCGGCTGGCCGACGGCCGCCTTGCGCTGGTCGTGATCGACGTCTCGGGGCACGGCGCCGAGGCCGGGCTGGTCGCCGTACGCCTCAAGCACGTCATCAGCGCCGCGCTGACGTTGGGCCATGGCCCGGCGGTCGCGATGCGCGCGGCCTGCGAGAGCTTCACGGCCGAGCCGGGCGGCGACGCCGAACGCTTCGCCACCTGCCTCATCGCCGAGGTCGACGCCGTGACCGGGCAGGTGCGCTGGGCCAACGCCGGCCATCCGGCCGCGCTGGTCGTGGGTGTCCGCGGCGGGCGGCTGGCGGATCGCGCGGAGTCGGAGCTCGTGCCGACCGGCCCGTTGCTCTCGTCGCTCGGTGGGGCGTGGGGGGAACAGCTCGTCGACATCGGATCGGGTCAGGTGCTGCTGGCGTTCAGCGACGGGCTGATCGAGGCGCGCGACGAGAACGGTGCGCTGCTCGGCGTGGCGGGCATCAGCACCGCGGTCGGCGGCCTGCCGGCCGACCCGGCGACGGTGGTCGACTCCTGCCTCGCGGCCGCCCGCGAGCATGCGGTCGACTGGAACCGCGACGACGTCACTGTCGTGGCGGTCATGGTCGGGATGCCGGTGCCGCAGCCCGCGCAGACGACGAAGGCCCGCAGCCAGGACGCCGTCTCCTGA
- a CDS encoding DEDD exonuclease domain-containing protein yields MTTFPLPRQATFDELGTPLRAVTFVVVDLETTGGSPTDAHITEIGAVKVRGGEVLGEFQTLVDPGVGIPPFIAVLTGITDAMVVGAPRIDAVLPAFLEWTGDDSVLVAHNAPFDVGFLRAAAARLERPWPGFDTLDTARLARRVLTRDEAPNCKLASLARLFRTTTEPCHRALADARATVDVLHGLLSRVGGLGVQSLEELRTFSAQVSPQQARKRHLAEALPHAPGVYLFRDARGRALYVGKSKDLRSRVRHYFLASEPRTRMAEMVGLAETVEPVVCAHGLEAEVRELRLIAEHKPRYNRRSRFPERAAYVKLTVEAFPRLSLVRRVLDDGATYLGPFGSAHQAELAIAALHEAFPLRQCNRRLSARRPTPACALAELGRCGAPCEGLESEAEYAVHVEATRQAVTADPRPVVEALQRRIALLAGDERYEEAAAHRDRAAAFVRAVARRQRLVALAEVRLVAAQRRPDGGYDLAVVHHGRLVAAGVAPAGVAPRPYVDALLATAETVRPGPGPTPCASAEEMECVLRWLAAPGTRLVACEGDWRSPARGAAGLAGWLDAAQAGREAARPFDDRRALRPTHRPARAG; encoded by the coding sequence GTGACGACGTTCCCGCTGCCGCGCCAGGCGACGTTCGACGAGCTGGGCACGCCGCTGCGCGCCGTGACGTTCGTCGTCGTCGACCTGGAGACAACCGGCGGGTCGCCGACCGATGCCCACATCACCGAGATCGGTGCGGTCAAGGTGCGCGGCGGCGAGGTGCTCGGCGAGTTCCAGACGCTGGTCGACCCGGGGGTGGGCATCCCGCCGTTCATCGCCGTGCTCACCGGAATCACCGACGCGATGGTCGTGGGCGCGCCGCGCATCGACGCGGTGCTGCCGGCGTTCCTCGAGTGGACCGGCGACGACTCGGTGCTGGTGGCGCACAACGCGCCCTTCGACGTCGGCTTCCTGCGCGCGGCGGCGGCCCGGCTCGAGCGACCGTGGCCCGGCTTCGACACGCTCGACACGGCGCGGCTGGCGCGCCGCGTGCTGACCCGTGACGAAGCGCCCAACTGCAAGCTGGCCTCGCTGGCGCGGCTGTTCCGCACGACGACCGAGCCGTGCCACCGGGCGCTGGCCGATGCGCGGGCGACCGTCGACGTGCTGCACGGGCTGCTGTCACGGGTCGGCGGGCTCGGCGTGCAGTCGCTCGAGGAGCTGCGCACGTTCAGCGCCCAGGTGTCGCCGCAGCAGGCCCGCAAGCGGCACCTGGCCGAAGCGCTGCCGCACGCCCCCGGTGTCTACCTCTTCCGCGACGCGCGCGGCCGGGCGCTCTACGTCGGCAAGAGCAAGGATCTGCGGTCCCGCGTGCGGCACTACTTCCTGGCCAGCGAGCCGCGCACCCGCATGGCCGAGATGGTCGGCCTCGCCGAGACCGTCGAGCCGGTCGTGTGCGCCCACGGGCTCGAGGCCGAGGTCCGCGAGCTGCGGCTGATCGCGGAGCACAAGCCGCGCTACAACCGGCGGTCGCGGTTCCCCGAGCGCGCGGCCTACGTGAAGCTGACGGTCGAGGCGTTCCCCCGGCTGTCTCTCGTGCGGCGGGTGCTCGACGACGGGGCTACCTACCTCGGGCCGTTCGGGTCGGCACACCAGGCCGAGCTGGCGATCGCCGCGCTGCACGAGGCCTTTCCCCTGCGCCAGTGCAACCGCCGGCTGTCGGCGCGCCGGCCCACACCTGCCTGCGCGCTCGCCGAGCTCGGCCGCTGCGGGGCGCCGTGCGAGGGGTTGGAGTCGGAGGCCGAGTACGCCGTCCACGTCGAGGCGACCCGGCAGGCCGTCACCGCGGACCCGCGGCCGGTGGTCGAGGCGCTGCAACGGCGCATCGCCCTGCTCGCGGGCGACGAACGCTACGAGGAGGCGGCGGCCCATCGAGACCGGGCGGCCGCCTTCGTGCGAGCGGTCGCGCGTCGCCAGCGCCTGGTCGCCCTGGCAGAGGTGCGGCTCGTCGCTGCGCAGCGACGGCCCGACGGCGGCTACGACCTGGCCGTCGTGCACCACGGTCGGCTGGTGGCGGCGGGGGTCGCACCGGCCGGCGTCGCGCCCCGGCCCTACGTCGACGCTCTGCTCGCCACCGCCGAGACGGTGCGCCCCGGCCCCGGACCGACACCGTGCGCGAGCGCGGAAGAGATGGAGTGCGTGCTGCGCTGGCTCGCCGCTCCCGGCACCCGGCTGGTGGCCTGCGAGGGCGACTGGCGCTCCCCCGCCCGGGGCGCGGCCGGGCTGGCCGGCTGGCTCGACGCGGCCCAGGCCGGTCGGGAGGCGGCCCGGCCCTTCGACGACCGGCGCGCCCTCCGACCCACCCACCGGCCCGCCCGCGCAGGCTGA
- the trpD gene encoding anthranilate phosphoribosyltransferase: MSGPGGVRDEPTWPSVLGALLAGTPLAEETAAWAMRQVMAGDASPAQVAGFAVALRAKGETAAEVAGLAAAMLERAEPLQVGGRVVDTCGTGGDRAHTVNISTMAALVVRGAGATVVKHGNRAASSACGSADLLEELGVVVDLPPAGVAACVAEAGIGFCFAPVFHPAFRHTAVPRRELGVPTVFNFLGPLTNPARPAAQAVGVSDPVMAPVMAGVLARRGASALVFRGDDGLDELTPTTTSRVWAVAGGEVREERVDPADLGLTYAPPDALRGADAAHNAGVTRAVLAGERGPVRDAVLLNAAAGLVAVDGVGDAPVTAQLEGALRRAAEALDSGAAGDALERWVAASRAAAR, translated from the coding sequence GTGAGCGGGCCGGGGGGCGTCCGCGACGAGCCGACCTGGCCGTCCGTGCTGGGCGCGCTGCTGGCCGGTACGCCGCTCGCCGAGGAGACCGCCGCCTGGGCCATGCGCCAGGTCATGGCCGGCGACGCGTCGCCCGCCCAGGTCGCGGGGTTCGCGGTCGCCCTGCGCGCCAAGGGGGAGACCGCTGCCGAGGTGGCAGGTCTGGCCGCCGCGATGCTGGAGCGCGCCGAGCCGCTGCAGGTGGGTGGCAGGGTCGTCGACACCTGCGGCACCGGCGGCGACCGGGCCCACACCGTCAACATCTCGACGATGGCCGCGCTGGTGGTGCGCGGTGCGGGGGCGACCGTCGTGAAGCACGGCAACCGCGCCGCGTCCTCGGCCTGCGGGTCGGCCGACCTGCTCGAGGAGCTCGGCGTCGTCGTCGACCTGCCGCCCGCCGGGGTCGCGGCCTGCGTGGCGGAGGCGGGCATCGGGTTCTGCTTCGCGCCGGTGTTCCACCCGGCGTTCCGGCACACGGCCGTTCCGCGCCGCGAGCTGGGCGTCCCTACGGTCTTCAACTTCCTCGGCCCTTTGACCAACCCGGCCCGCCCGGCCGCGCAGGCGGTCGGCGTCTCCGACCCGGTCATGGCGCCGGTGATGGCCGGGGTGCTGGCCCGTCGGGGCGCGTCCGCGCTGGTGTTCCGCGGCGACGACGGGCTCGACGAGCTCACGCCGACGACGACCTCCCGGGTCTGGGCGGTGGCCGGCGGTGAGGTGCGCGAGGAGCGGGTCGACCCGGCCGACCTCGGCCTGACCTATGCGCCGCCCGACGCCCTGCGCGGGGCCGACGCGGCGCACAACGCGGGGGTCACCCGCGCGGTGCTCGCGGGGGAGCGGGGACCGGTGCGCGACGCCGTACTCCTCAACGCCGCCGCCGGTCTGGTCGCCGTCGACGGGGTCGGGGACGCGCCGGTCACTGCGCAGCTGGAGGGGGCGCTTCGCCGGGCCGCGGAGGCGCTCGACTCGGGTGCTGCGGGCGATGCGCTCGAGCGCTGGGTGGCCGCCAGCAGGGCAGCCGCCCGCTGA
- a CDS encoding Lrp/AsnC ligand binding domain-containing protein, protein MITAIVMVKAEVDRIPEVAQAIADLPEVSEVYSVTGEVDLVAMVRVRRHEQLADAIADRLNKVAGVRETQTHIAFRAYSRHDLEAAFAIGLDDAD, encoded by the coding sequence GTGATCACCGCGATCGTGATGGTCAAGGCCGAGGTCGACCGCATCCCCGAGGTCGCGCAGGCGATCGCCGACCTGCCGGAGGTGAGCGAGGTCTACTCGGTCACGGGCGAGGTCGACCTCGTCGCGATGGTGCGCGTACGCCGGCACGAGCAGCTGGCCGACGCGATTGCCGACCGGCTCAACAAGGTCGCCGGGGTGCGCGAGACCCAGACGCACATCGCGTTCCGCGCCTACAGCCGGCACGACCTGGAGGCGGCCTTCGCCATCGGCCTCGACGACGCCGACTAG